In Solea senegalensis isolate Sse05_10M linkage group LG6, IFAPA_SoseM_1, whole genome shotgun sequence, one genomic interval encodes:
- the LOC122771069 gene encoding protocadherin-18-like isoform X2, translated as MRPGKMSGLFFATRMWKLLVIWTLATQLVTGKTLKYQVFEEQKVGTVIARLRDDVADILAKLPSSVSLRFRAMQRGSSSFLVVREQDGEISIRTKIDREKLCEKNLNCSIQFDVLTLPTEHLQLFHVEVEVLDINDNAPQFARAVIPIEISESAAVGARIPLDSATDPDVGENSLYTYALEPNNFFKVDVQSRTDGAKYAELVVLRELDREVRSSYELQYTASDRGVPPRTGSTLLKISVADSNDNSPVFDKSSYVINLPENSPVGTLLIDMNATDLDEGTNAKIVYSFSSHVSPKIMETFKINSDSGHLTLIRRVDYEATNSYDIDVQAQDMGPNSMPAHCKILVKVVDVNDNKPDISITLMSSQGNGDAAYISEASPLDTFVALVRVEDLDSGLNGEVECKLHGQGYFKLQRTYENNYMILTNVSLDREKRSEFSLTVVAEDQGTPSLSTIKHFTVHVTDENDNAPRFEKGRYEIFKSENNAPGAYLSSIIATDPDLDTNGQVSYSILENSVHGSSISTYVTIDPSNGAIYALRTFDREDVSRISFVVQAKDAGKPPLMSNTTVILNILDENDNPPVIVVPQLWNFTADVPALKFTEAGHLVTAVRATDRDTGVNAELICSIVSGNEQGFFLINPRTCEILANISLENFPQETAELTIMVRDQGSESLSAKAVLKITLYENMENHVQVMDQGESSLDVSLIIIISLGAICALLLVIMVVFAARCNREKKDTRNSYNCRVAESTHQHHPKKPSRQIHKGDITLVPTVNGTLPIRAHHRSPSATPPMERAQIGSRQNHHSRQSLNSLVTISSNHIPESFALELAHATPPVEGQYQPRPSFRGNKYSRSYRYALQDMDKFSLKDSGRGDSEAGDSDCDMGRESPVDRLLLGEGFSDLIHLEMHHRLHPATRLCTDECRVLGHSDQCWMPPLSSPASSSDYRNNMYIPGEESTQQPQLDDDQSSVDSENRKSFSTFGKESGSEEGGAGGDVAGGGNDACAAGGGAGSLLTEMNSVFQRLLPPNMDSYTECNETSPPSSSSTTERGSGRCGNVAGNHSNNAVPQDNRRGLLPGGKGPAYPPGVAAWAASTHYLNPSSGSVGNNHISNSPSAASSCSTSTNTSTTGQPPHLKWLPAMEEIPENYEEDDFDGVFHQGHQSGKRSESRHEAGMDASELVHEINKLLQDVRQN; from the exons ATGCGACCAGGAAAAATGAGCGGACTCTTCTTTGCGACAAGAATGTGGAAACTTCTGGTGATTTGGACACTGGCAACACAACTCGTCACCGGTAAGACACTGAAATATCAGGTTTTTGAGGAGCAGAAGGTCGGCACAGTGATCGCCCGTTTGAGAGATGATGTCGCGGATATTCTGGCCAAACTTCCCAGCTCGGTGTCGCTCCGTTTCAGAGCGATGCAAAGAGGGAGCTCGTCTTTCCTCGTGGTGCGCGAGCAGGACGGAGAAATCAGCATCAGGACCAAAATCGACCGCGAGAAACTCTGCGAGAAGAACCTCAACTGCTCTATTCAATTCGACGTGCTGACACTCCCCACTGAGCACCTGCAACTGTTTCATGTCGAGGTGGAAGTGTTGGACATCAACGACAACGCACCCCAGTTCGCCCGCGCAGTAATCCCCATTGAGATCTCCGAGAGCGCGGCCGTGGGAGCGCGCATTCCCCTGGACAGCGCTACGGATCCCGACGTCGGGGAGAACTCACTCTACACGTACGCCTTAGAGCCCAACAACTTCTTTAAGGTCGACGTCCAGTCCAGGACTGACGGGGCCAAATACGCAGAGCTGGTGGTGCTCAGGGAGTTGGACCGCGAGGTGCGCTCCAGTTATGAACTTCAGTACACGGCCTCTGACAGGGGCGTTCCCCCGAGAACGGGCTCGACCCTCCTCAAAATCAGTGTCGCTGACTCAAACGACAACAGCCCAGTTTTTGACAAATCGTCATATGTTATAAATCTTCCTGAAAATTCACCTGTTGGCACTCTGCTCATTGACATGAACGCCACTGACTTGGATGAGGGCACCAATGCCAAAATAGTGTACTCCTTCAGCAGTCACGTGTCTCCTAAAATAATGGAGACTTTCAAAATTAACTCCGACAGCGGTCACCTGACCCTCATCAGGCGTGTGGACTATGAAGCCACGAATTCCTATGACATTGACGTGCAAGCGCAGGACATGGGGCCGAACTCGATGCCTGCTCACTGTAAGATCCTGGTCAAAGTGGTAGATGTGAACGACAACAAACCAGACATTAGCATCACCCTCATGTCCTCTCAGGGGAATGGTGATGCAGCTTACATCTCTGAGGCTTCTCCTTTGGACACGTTCGTAGCTCTGGTCAGAGTGGAGGACTTGGACTCTGGGTTGAATGGAGAGGTAGAGTGCAAACTTCATGGTCAGGGCTATTTCAAGCTGCAAAGGACGTATGAGAACAATTATATGATTTTGACCAATGTGTCTctggacagagagaaaaggTCAGAGTTCAGTTTGACAGTGGTGGCGGAGGACCAGGGGACTCCCAGTCTCTCTACCATTAAACATTTCACTGTGCATGTGACTGATGAGAATGACAATGCACCACGTTTTGAGAAAGGGCGATATGAGATCTTTAAATCTGAGAACAATGCTCCTGGAGCATATCTGTCCTCTATCATTGCCACTGACCCTGACCTGGACACCAATGGACAGGTGAGCTACTCCATCTTGGAAAACTCTGTTCATGGGAGCTCCATCTCCACCTACGTCACCATCGATCCTTCCAATGGCGCCATCTACGCACTACGCACGTTTGACCGTGAGGACGTCAGCCGCATCTCCTTCGTTGTGCAAGCCAAAGATGCTGGAAAGCCACCACTGATGAGTAACACTACCGTCATTCTGAACATCTTGGATGAGAACGACAACCCCCCAGTCATTGTGGTTCCCCAGCTGTGGAACTTCACTGCTGATGTGCCGGCATTAAAGTTCACAGAGGCAGGGCATCTGGTAACAGCGGTCAGGGCGACTGATAGAGACACAGGTGTTAACGCTGAGCTCATCTGCTCCATTGTCAGTGGCAATGAGCAGGGTTTCTTTCTCATCAACCCAAGAACCTGTGAAATCCTCGCCAACATCAGCCTGGAGAACTTCCCCCAGGAGACCGCGGAGCTGACCATCATGGTCAGAGATCAGGGAAGCGAGAGCCTCAGTGCTAAGGCAGTTCTGAAAATCACCCTTTATGAGAACATGGAGAACCACGTCCAAGTCATGGACCAGGGGGAGTCTTCACTCGATGTATCGCTGATTATCATCATCTCCCTGGGGGCTATTTGTGCCTTGCTTCTGGTTATCATGGTGGTGTTTGCTGCCCGCTGCAACCGTGAGAAGAAAGACACCAGGAACTCCTACAACTGCAGAGTGGCCGAGTCAACCCACCAGCACCACCCAAAGAAGCCTTCACGCCAAATCCACAAAGGTGATATCACCCTGGTTCCCACGGTGAACGGGACCCTGCCAATCAGAGCTCATCACCGCTCGCCCTCGGCCACCCCCCCAATGGAACGGGCACAGATAGGCAGCAGGCAGAACCATCACAGCCGCCAATCCCTGAACAGCCTGGTGACCATCTCGTCCAATCACATCCCCGAGAGCTTTGCCCTGGAGCTGGCACACGCAACTCCACCAGTAGAG GGCCAGTACCAGCCCAGACCCAGTTTCCGTGGCAACAAATACTCCCGCAGCTACAG GTATGCATTACAAGATATGGACAAGTTCAGCCTGAAGGACAGTGGCCGTGGGGACAGCGAGGCGGGGGACAGTGACTGTGACATGGGGAGGGAATCCCCCGTGGACAGACTGCTGCTGGGGGAGGGCTTTTCTGACCTGATACACCTTGAAATGCATCATCGACTCCACCCAG CTACGAGACTATGCACGGATGAATGTCGCGTCCTGGGTCACTCAGACCAGTGCTGGATGCCCCCCCTCTCCTCGCCCGCTTCCTCCTCTGACTACCGTAACAACATGTACATCCCGGGCGAGGAGTCCACCCAGCAGCCACAGCTCGATGACGACCAGTCCTCGGTTGACTCGGAGAACCGCAAGAGCTTCTCTACTTTTGGTAAGGAATCTGGGAGCGAAGAGGGCGGGGCTGGCGGGGATGTCGCCGGAGGAGGAAATGACGCATGTGCAGCTGGAGGAGGGGCTGGCTCCCTCCTCACAGAGATGAACTCTGTGTTCCAGCGGCTCCTCCCCCCTAATATGGACTCGTACACAGAGTGCAATGAAACGAGCCCACCCTCATCCTCGTCAACCACTGAGAGGGGAAGCGGACGTTGCGGCAATGTTGCCGGTAACCATAGTAACAACGCCGTTCCTCAGGACAACCGCAGAGGGTTGTTGCCAGGTGGGAAAGGTCCTGCTTATCCTCCGGGTGTGGCTGCGTGGGCGGCGAGTACCCACTATCTAAACCCTAGTAGTGGATCTGTAGGCAACAACCACATTTCCAATTCTCCCTCGGCTGCCTCTTCATGTTCAACCTCCACTAACACCTCCACTACTGGGCAGCCACCTCACCTGAAATGGCTACCAGCCATGGAGGAAATCCCAGAGAATTATGAGGAAGATGACTTTGACGGCGTCTTTCATCAGGGCCACCAAAGTGGGAAGCGCAGCGAGAGCCGCCACGAGGCCGGCATGGACGCTAGTGAGCTGGTGCACGAGATCAACAAACTACTGCAGGACGTCAGACAGAACTAG
- the LOC122771069 gene encoding protocadherin-18-like isoform X1: MRPGKMSGLFFATRMWKLLVIWTLATQLVTGKTLKYQVFEEQKVGTVIARLRDDVADILAKLPSSVSLRFRAMQRGSSSFLVVREQDGEISIRTKIDREKLCEKNLNCSIQFDVLTLPTEHLQLFHVEVEVLDINDNAPQFARAVIPIEISESAAVGARIPLDSATDPDVGENSLYTYALEPNNFFKVDVQSRTDGAKYAELVVLRELDREVRSSYELQYTASDRGVPPRTGSTLLKISVADSNDNSPVFDKSSYVINLPENSPVGTLLIDMNATDLDEGTNAKIVYSFSSHVSPKIMETFKINSDSGHLTLIRRVDYEATNSYDIDVQAQDMGPNSMPAHCKILVKVVDVNDNKPDISITLMSSQGNGDAAYISEASPLDTFVALVRVEDLDSGLNGEVECKLHGQGYFKLQRTYENNYMILTNVSLDREKRSEFSLTVVAEDQGTPSLSTIKHFTVHVTDENDNAPRFEKGRYEIFKSENNAPGAYLSSIIATDPDLDTNGQVSYSILENSVHGSSISTYVTIDPSNGAIYALRTFDREDVSRISFVVQAKDAGKPPLMSNTTVILNILDENDNPPVIVVPQLWNFTADVPALKFTEAGHLVTAVRATDRDTGVNAELICSIVSGNEQGFFLINPRTCEILANISLENFPQETAELTIMVRDQGSESLSAKAVLKITLYENMENHVQVMDQGESSLDVSLIIIISLGAICALLLVIMVVFAARCNREKKDTRNSYNCRVAESTHQHHPKKPSRQIHKGDITLVPTVNGTLPIRAHHRSPSATPPMERAQIGSRQNHHSRQSLNSLVTISSNHIPESFALELAHATPPVEQVSQLLSMLHQGQYQPRPSFRGNKYSRSYRYALQDMDKFSLKDSGRGDSEAGDSDCDMGRESPVDRLLLGEGFSDLIHLEMHHRLHPATRLCTDECRVLGHSDQCWMPPLSSPASSSDYRNNMYIPGEESTQQPQLDDDQSSVDSENRKSFSTFGKESGSEEGGAGGDVAGGGNDACAAGGGAGSLLTEMNSVFQRLLPPNMDSYTECNETSPPSSSSTTERGSGRCGNVAGNHSNNAVPQDNRRGLLPGGKGPAYPPGVAAWAASTHYLNPSSGSVGNNHISNSPSAASSCSTSTNTSTTGQPPHLKWLPAMEEIPENYEEDDFDGVFHQGHQSGKRSESRHEAGMDASELVHEINKLLQDVRQN, encoded by the exons ATGCGACCAGGAAAAATGAGCGGACTCTTCTTTGCGACAAGAATGTGGAAACTTCTGGTGATTTGGACACTGGCAACACAACTCGTCACCGGTAAGACACTGAAATATCAGGTTTTTGAGGAGCAGAAGGTCGGCACAGTGATCGCCCGTTTGAGAGATGATGTCGCGGATATTCTGGCCAAACTTCCCAGCTCGGTGTCGCTCCGTTTCAGAGCGATGCAAAGAGGGAGCTCGTCTTTCCTCGTGGTGCGCGAGCAGGACGGAGAAATCAGCATCAGGACCAAAATCGACCGCGAGAAACTCTGCGAGAAGAACCTCAACTGCTCTATTCAATTCGACGTGCTGACACTCCCCACTGAGCACCTGCAACTGTTTCATGTCGAGGTGGAAGTGTTGGACATCAACGACAACGCACCCCAGTTCGCCCGCGCAGTAATCCCCATTGAGATCTCCGAGAGCGCGGCCGTGGGAGCGCGCATTCCCCTGGACAGCGCTACGGATCCCGACGTCGGGGAGAACTCACTCTACACGTACGCCTTAGAGCCCAACAACTTCTTTAAGGTCGACGTCCAGTCCAGGACTGACGGGGCCAAATACGCAGAGCTGGTGGTGCTCAGGGAGTTGGACCGCGAGGTGCGCTCCAGTTATGAACTTCAGTACACGGCCTCTGACAGGGGCGTTCCCCCGAGAACGGGCTCGACCCTCCTCAAAATCAGTGTCGCTGACTCAAACGACAACAGCCCAGTTTTTGACAAATCGTCATATGTTATAAATCTTCCTGAAAATTCACCTGTTGGCACTCTGCTCATTGACATGAACGCCACTGACTTGGATGAGGGCACCAATGCCAAAATAGTGTACTCCTTCAGCAGTCACGTGTCTCCTAAAATAATGGAGACTTTCAAAATTAACTCCGACAGCGGTCACCTGACCCTCATCAGGCGTGTGGACTATGAAGCCACGAATTCCTATGACATTGACGTGCAAGCGCAGGACATGGGGCCGAACTCGATGCCTGCTCACTGTAAGATCCTGGTCAAAGTGGTAGATGTGAACGACAACAAACCAGACATTAGCATCACCCTCATGTCCTCTCAGGGGAATGGTGATGCAGCTTACATCTCTGAGGCTTCTCCTTTGGACACGTTCGTAGCTCTGGTCAGAGTGGAGGACTTGGACTCTGGGTTGAATGGAGAGGTAGAGTGCAAACTTCATGGTCAGGGCTATTTCAAGCTGCAAAGGACGTATGAGAACAATTATATGATTTTGACCAATGTGTCTctggacagagagaaaaggTCAGAGTTCAGTTTGACAGTGGTGGCGGAGGACCAGGGGACTCCCAGTCTCTCTACCATTAAACATTTCACTGTGCATGTGACTGATGAGAATGACAATGCACCACGTTTTGAGAAAGGGCGATATGAGATCTTTAAATCTGAGAACAATGCTCCTGGAGCATATCTGTCCTCTATCATTGCCACTGACCCTGACCTGGACACCAATGGACAGGTGAGCTACTCCATCTTGGAAAACTCTGTTCATGGGAGCTCCATCTCCACCTACGTCACCATCGATCCTTCCAATGGCGCCATCTACGCACTACGCACGTTTGACCGTGAGGACGTCAGCCGCATCTCCTTCGTTGTGCAAGCCAAAGATGCTGGAAAGCCACCACTGATGAGTAACACTACCGTCATTCTGAACATCTTGGATGAGAACGACAACCCCCCAGTCATTGTGGTTCCCCAGCTGTGGAACTTCACTGCTGATGTGCCGGCATTAAAGTTCACAGAGGCAGGGCATCTGGTAACAGCGGTCAGGGCGACTGATAGAGACACAGGTGTTAACGCTGAGCTCATCTGCTCCATTGTCAGTGGCAATGAGCAGGGTTTCTTTCTCATCAACCCAAGAACCTGTGAAATCCTCGCCAACATCAGCCTGGAGAACTTCCCCCAGGAGACCGCGGAGCTGACCATCATGGTCAGAGATCAGGGAAGCGAGAGCCTCAGTGCTAAGGCAGTTCTGAAAATCACCCTTTATGAGAACATGGAGAACCACGTCCAAGTCATGGACCAGGGGGAGTCTTCACTCGATGTATCGCTGATTATCATCATCTCCCTGGGGGCTATTTGTGCCTTGCTTCTGGTTATCATGGTGGTGTTTGCTGCCCGCTGCAACCGTGAGAAGAAAGACACCAGGAACTCCTACAACTGCAGAGTGGCCGAGTCAACCCACCAGCACCACCCAAAGAAGCCTTCACGCCAAATCCACAAAGGTGATATCACCCTGGTTCCCACGGTGAACGGGACCCTGCCAATCAGAGCTCATCACCGCTCGCCCTCGGCCACCCCCCCAATGGAACGGGCACAGATAGGCAGCAGGCAGAACCATCACAGCCGCCAATCCCTGAACAGCCTGGTGACCATCTCGTCCAATCACATCCCCGAGAGCTTTGCCCTGGAGCTGGCACACGCAACTCCACCAGTAGAG CAAGTCTCACAGCTTCTGTCCATGCTTCATCAGGGCCAGTACCAGCCCAGACCCAGTTTCCGTGGCAACAAATACTCCCGCAGCTACAG GTATGCATTACAAGATATGGACAAGTTCAGCCTGAAGGACAGTGGCCGTGGGGACAGCGAGGCGGGGGACAGTGACTGTGACATGGGGAGGGAATCCCCCGTGGACAGACTGCTGCTGGGGGAGGGCTTTTCTGACCTGATACACCTTGAAATGCATCATCGACTCCACCCAG CTACGAGACTATGCACGGATGAATGTCGCGTCCTGGGTCACTCAGACCAGTGCTGGATGCCCCCCCTCTCCTCGCCCGCTTCCTCCTCTGACTACCGTAACAACATGTACATCCCGGGCGAGGAGTCCACCCAGCAGCCACAGCTCGATGACGACCAGTCCTCGGTTGACTCGGAGAACCGCAAGAGCTTCTCTACTTTTGGTAAGGAATCTGGGAGCGAAGAGGGCGGGGCTGGCGGGGATGTCGCCGGAGGAGGAAATGACGCATGTGCAGCTGGAGGAGGGGCTGGCTCCCTCCTCACAGAGATGAACTCTGTGTTCCAGCGGCTCCTCCCCCCTAATATGGACTCGTACACAGAGTGCAATGAAACGAGCCCACCCTCATCCTCGTCAACCACTGAGAGGGGAAGCGGACGTTGCGGCAATGTTGCCGGTAACCATAGTAACAACGCCGTTCCTCAGGACAACCGCAGAGGGTTGTTGCCAGGTGGGAAAGGTCCTGCTTATCCTCCGGGTGTGGCTGCGTGGGCGGCGAGTACCCACTATCTAAACCCTAGTAGTGGATCTGTAGGCAACAACCACATTTCCAATTCTCCCTCGGCTGCCTCTTCATGTTCAACCTCCACTAACACCTCCACTACTGGGCAGCCACCTCACCTGAAATGGCTACCAGCCATGGAGGAAATCCCAGAGAATTATGAGGAAGATGACTTTGACGGCGTCTTTCATCAGGGCCACCAAAGTGGGAAGCGCAGCGAGAGCCGCCACGAGGCCGGCATGGACGCTAGTGAGCTGGTGCACGAGATCAACAAACTACTGCAGGACGTCAGACAGAACTAG